Proteins encoded in a region of the Prunus persica cultivar Lovell chromosome G4, Prunus_persica_NCBIv2, whole genome shotgun sequence genome:
- the LOC18778699 gene encoding cysteine-rich receptor-like protein kinase 10, protein MVNFLKTILPLLLCFLISLLRDLAFADPPYWKCSGNVSNYADNSTFQKNLHSLLISLPSNASVSKLYNTSTGNDPADRVYGLYMCLNYVTNETCHDCINTAQSAIVTLCPSSKEAVVWEEMCQLRYSDANFFGKLNVADNIPLANKKNISDPEKFESVVNETLRGLAKQAAYNLSAKMYATGDVPFEDKVVYALVQCTTDLSGDDCDQCLQKAIVDVLREFYFSIGARLLSRSCYVRYEFYAFYDGATEASSSSDPNNNKGYGRGRKIWVITIVSACLAILLLGSCVCFTKRRNQKGNSENLGPNALLPDQSFKGRNPKAQEYPYISLASIHVATDKFSDSNKLGEGGFGPVYKGILSDGKEVAIKRLSSCSEQGAEEFTNEVLLILKLQHKNLVRLLGFCVDGEEKLLVYEYMPNSSLDVFLFDSKKRAQLDWSRRINIISGIARGILYLHEDSRLRIIHRDLKASNVLLDNDMNPKISDFGMARIFSGSEGQANTAIIVGTYGYMAPEYAMEGIYSVKSDVYGFGVLLLEIITGRRNAGFHRIKRIPSLVAYAWQVWNEGKGLELLDPLLLDSCVPDEFLRYLHIGLLCVQEDAQDRPTMSSVVVMLKSETVTLNQPEKPALSMGRFTDHNVAATDNNSINGLTVSDVMPR, encoded by the exons ATGGTTAACTTTCTGAAAACCATTCTGCcacttttgctttgttttctcaTCTCCCTCCTTCGTGATCTAGCTTTTGCTGACCCTCCTTATTGGAAATGCTCGGGTAACGTTAGCAACTATGCAGATAACAGTACGTTTCAGAAAAACCTCCACAGCCTACTCATTTCATTGCCTTCAAATGCTTCTGTTTCCAAGCTGTACAATACATCCACTGGAAATGACCCTGCAGACAGAGTTTATGGTCTCTACATGTGCCTCAACTATGTTACAAATGAGACATGTCACGATTGCATCAACACCGCACAGTCAGCCATCGTGACGCTTTGTCCCAGCTCAAAAGAAGCCGTTGTGTGGGAGGAAATGTGTCAGTTGCGTTACTCTGATGCGAATTTCTTTGGCAAGTTGAATGTAGCAGACAACATTCCCTTAgccaacaagaaaaatatttcagaCCCTGAAAAGTTTGAGTCTGTTGTGAATGAGACACTGAGAGGCCTGGCCAAGCAAGCGGCTTATAATCTTTCGGCTAAGATGTATGCTACTGGGGATGTGCCCTTTGAAGATAAAGTGGTGTATGCTCTTGTGCAGTGCACTACAGACTTATCTGGAGATGACTGTGATCAGTGCCTTCAGAAAGCCATAGTAGACGTTTTAAGGGAGTTCTATTTCTCCATTGGTGCAAGACTTTTGAGTCGTAGTTGCTACGTGAGGTATGAGTTTTACGCCTTCTATGATGGTGCAACTGAAGCTTCTAGTTCGAGCGATCCGAATAATAACAAAGGATACG GCAGAGGAAGGAAAATATGGGTGATCACAATTGTGTCAGCATGTCTAGCCATACTACTTTTGGGTTCTTGTGTCTGTTTTACAAAGAGAAGGAACCAAAAGG GGAATAGTGAGAATTTAGGACCAAATGCATTGTTACCTGATCAAAGTTTTAAAGGAAGAAACCCGAAAGCTCAGGAGTACCCCTATATCAGTTTGGCATCTATACATGTAGCAACCGACAAATTCTCTGATTCAAATAAGCTTGGAGAAGGTGGTTTTGGCCCTGTTTACAAG GGTATACTGAGTGATGGAAAGGAAGTGGCGATCAAGAGGCTTTCAAGCTGTTCTGAGCAAGGTGCAGAGGAGTTCACAAATGAAGTTCTGCTGATCTTGAAACTTCAACACAAAAATCTTGTCCGGCTATTGGGTTTTTGTGTTGACGGAGAGGAGAAACTACTTGTTTATGAATACATGCCAAACAGCAGCCTAGATGTCTTTCTctttg ATTCAAAGAAACGTGCgcaacttgattggagcagaCGTATAAACATCATTAGTGGAATTGCAAGGGGAATTCTTTATTTGCACGAGGACTCTCGACTTAGAATCATCCACAGAGACCTCAAAGCTAGCAATGTATTGTTGGACAATGACATGAACCCAAAGATTTCAGACTTTGGCATGGCAAGGATCTTTTCAGGAAGCGAAGGACAGGCCAATACTGCTATAATAGTTGGGACTTA CGGATACATGGCTCCAGAATATGCGATGGAGGGAATATATTCTGTAAAGTCTGACGTTTATGGCTTTGGAGTACTCTTGCTTGAGATCATAACTGGGAGAAGGAACGCTGGCTTTCATCGAATAAAACGCATTCCTAGCCTTGTGGCATAT GCATGGCAAGTATGGAATGAAGGAAAAGGGTTGGAGCTACTTGATCCCCTACTGCTTGATTCATGTGTTCCAGATGAGTTTCTAAGATATCTCCACATTGGATTGTTGTGTGTTCAAGAAGATGCACAAGACAGGCCAACCATGTCTTCTGTCGTTGTAATGTTGAAAAGTGAAACTGTAACTCTTAACCAGCCTGAAAAACCTGCCTTATCCATGGGAAGATTTACTGATCATAATGTGGCAGCTACTGATAATAACTCCATCAATGGACTAACAGTTTCTGATGTCATGCCGCGATAA
- the LOC18780323 gene encoding uncharacterized protein LOC18780323: MCEIKNFYCWLLEFSVLLLLLALCLWLAIRPESPKYTIVDITIPKSDIDSGGQNGSIIYALEIENSNKVSSIYYEDTILRFYYGSETVGEKTIPYFHQGRGKTCQVTDSVDANQQVWKAIRNSISNATAELKVAVLTRVQYRTWGVKSKHHGLDLQSQLSIGSNGKIFGKTKKIKLRRASKKWRRRTNRRRLLY; the protein is encoded by the coding sequence atgtgcGAGATCAAGAATTTCTACTGCTGGCTCCTAGAATTTTCCGTACTCCTGCTTCTCCTAGCTCTCTGTCTATGGCTGGCCATACGTCCAGAATCCCCCAAGTATACCATTGTGGATATCACCATCCCGAAGTCCGATATAGACAGTGGGGGTCAAAATGGCTCTATCATATACGcccttgaaattgaaaattccaACAAAGTCTCTAGTATTTACTACGAGGACACAATTTTGAGATTCTATTATGGGTCAGAGACTGTTGGGGAGAAAACCATACCTTATTTTCATCAAGGAAGAGGTAAAACCTGTCAAGTGACTGATTCTGTGGATGCCAACCAGCAAGTTTGGAAAGCTATTCGCAATTCCATATCCAATGCAACTGCAGAACTGAAGGTGGCAGTGCTAACTCGGGTTCAATATAGAACATGGGGAGTGAAGAGTAAGCATCATGGATTAGACTTGCAAAGTCAATTATCGATTGGTTCAAATGGTAAGATTTTTGGTAAGACGAAGAAAATTAAGCTACGCcgtgcttccaagaaatggaggaggaggactAATAGACGACGATTGTTATACTAG
- the LOC18780904 gene encoding probable UDP-3-O-acylglucosamine N-acyltransferase 2, mitochondrial, translating to MALALRRFAASFGYPPHFQCVRALSPLRFANSCSSFVSCDSSEDGVGADHPEFRKWHNGGGSFHKSACIDPTVFIEFGAVVHSKSVVGEHSHIGSGAVVGPCVTIGQSTKIGYNVALSNCSIGDSCIIHNGVCIGQDGFGFTVDEHGNMLKKPQMLNARVGNYVEIGANTCIDRGSWRETVVGDHSKIDNLVQIGHNVVIGKSCMLCGQVGIAGSVTIGDYVTMGGRVAVRDHVSIVSKVRLAATSCVTKDITEPGDYGGFPAVPVHEWRRQVANYCRTSKKLNR from the exons ATGGCACTCGCTCTTAGAAGATTTGCAGCTTCATTCGGCTACCCGCCACATTTCCAATGCGTTCGAGCCTTGTCTCCGTTGCGCTTTGCAAATAGTTGCAGTTCCTTCGTGTCGTGTGACTCGTCCG AGGACGGCGTTGGCGCTGATCATCCAGAATTCCGAAAGTGGCATAATGGCGGTGGGTCGTTCCACAAGTCTGCCTGCATTGACCCAACAGTTTTCATTGAGTTTGGTGCTGTTGTTCATTCAAAATCTGTGGTGGGCGAGCACTCTCATATTGGTTCTGGAGCTGTCGTTGGACCTTGTGTTACAATTGGGCAATCAACAAAAATAGG CTACAATGTTGCACTCAGTAATTGCAGTATAGGAGATTCGTGTATAATCCACAATGGCGTATGCATCGGTCAAGATG GATTTGGATTTACGGTGGATGAGCATGGGAATATGTTAAAGAAGCCTCAA ATGCTGAATGCTAGGGTAGGGAACTATGTGGAGATTGGTGCAAATACATGCATTGACAGGGGCAG TTGGAGAGAAACGGTTGTAGGGGATCATTCCAAGATAGATAATTTAGTTCAG ATCGGTCATAATGTAGTTATTGGGAAGAGTTGCATGCTTTGTGGACAAGTTGGGATTGCAGGCTCAGTGAC GATAGGAGACTATGTAACTATGGGGGGAAGGGTAGCAGTTCGTGACCATGTCTCCATTGTATCAAAG GTACGACTTGCCGCTACTAGCTGTGTCACGAAAGATATTACAGAACCTGGAGATTATGGCGGCTTCCCAGCT GTTCCGGTCCATGAGTGGCGAAGACAAGTTGCAAACTACTGTCGAACATCAAAAAAGCTGAACCGTTAG
- the LOC18779775 gene encoding NDR1/HIN1-like protein 10, producing the protein MHNSPDRLPIQYPTPEPQRMKRQHTPRYYAHRVRESLTTRVSKLFCTIFLGLLLILGMIAFILWLSLRPHRPRFHIHAFTVPGLNQETGFENAQITFNATARNANHDIGIYYDSMDGSAYYKDQRIGSISGLLPPFYQGPKNTTIVAGSFTGATLTVNSQRWMEFINDRSRGTVVFRLEFSATIRFRIQSWDSKRHRMHANCDVDVGQDGLILPVSKDRRCPVYFT; encoded by the coding sequence ATGCACAACTCCCCCGACCGGTTGCCGATCCAGTACCCCACCCCGGAGCCCCAACGCATGAAGCGTCAGCACACCCCCCGGTACTACGCCCACCGGGTCCGTGAAAGCCTCACCACCCGGGTCTCCAAGCTTTTCTGCACCATCTTCTTGGGCCTCCTCCTCATTCTTGGCATGATAGCGTTCATACTTTGGCTTAGTCTACGTCCACACCGCCCAAGATTTCATATCCATGCATTTACGGTTCCGGGCTTGAACCAAGAAACCGGGTTTGAAAATGCTCAGATCACATTCAATGCCACGGCCCGTAACGCCAACCATGATATTGGTATATACTATGATTCAATGGACGGGTCCGCTTATTATAAGGACCAGCGGATTGGGTCAATCTCCGGGTTACTGCCCCCGTTTTATCAAGGGCCTAAGAACACGACGATCGTGGCTGGGTCGTTTACTGGGGCTACCTTAACGGTGAATAGCCAGCGTTGGATGGAGTTCATCAATGATCGTTCGAGAGGAACGGTCGTGTTTCGACTTGAATTTTCGGCTACGATTAGGTTTAGGATTCAGTCGTGGGATAGTAAGCGCCATCGGATGCACGCCAACTGTGATGTCGATGTGGGCCAGGATGGCTTGATCTTGCCCGTTTCTAAAGATAGGAGATGCCCTGTCTATTTCACCTGA
- the LOC18779317 gene encoding protein NDR1, translating to MCETNNFYLWVLQFFGLLGLLALVLWLALRPESPEYTIVDITIPKSDTDNGGQNGSILYVLEIKNSNKDSSIYYDDTILRFYYGSDTVGEKTIRSFHQGRGKTREVTDSLDVNPRVWKGIRNSISNATAELKVALLTRLRYRTWGVKSKHHGLHLQGKLLVGSDGKIFGKKKKIKLRRASKKWRSTRQRLLY from the coding sequence ATGTGCGAGACAAACAATTTCTACTTATGGGTTCTACAATTCTTCGGCCTCCTGGGTCTCCTAGCCCTTGTTCTATGGCTGGCCTTACGTCCAGAATCCCCTGAGTATACCATTGTGGATATCACCATCCCAAAGTCCGATACAGACAATGGGGGTCAAAATGGCTCTATCTTATACGTccttgaaattaaaaattccaacaaagaCTCTAGTATTTACTATGATGACACCATTTTGAGATTCTATTATGGGTCAGATACGGTTGGGGAGAAAACCATACGTTCTTTTCATCAAGGAAGAGGTAAAACCCGTGAAGTGACTGATTCTTTGGATGTCAACCCACGAGTTTGGAAAGGTATTCGCAATTCCATATCCAATGCAACTGCAGAACTGAAGGTGGCATTACTCACTCGGCTTCGATATAGAACATGGGGAGTGAAGAGTAAGCATCATGGATTACACTTGCAAGGTAAATTATTGGTTGGTTCAGATGGTAAGATTTTTggtaagaagaagaaaattaagctACGCcgtgcttccaagaaatggaggaGTACTAGACAACGATTGTTATACTAG